A single window of Malus sylvestris chromosome 5, drMalSylv7.2, whole genome shotgun sequence DNA harbors:
- the LOC126622619 gene encoding probable LRR receptor-like serine/threonine-protein kinase RFK1 yields MGCNAVNFNVSSCQFLWLYFDFVLLVVNEIEILCSSLLVNRLSGEIPKELGNITTLTQLHLEANQFCGVVPPELGSLINLGTMTLSSNRLTGNLLMTFSGLRNLTDFRINDNNFNGTITDFIQNWKQLERLEKWDRAGLVRLVLRNCNISGEIPPYVWTMQNLEMLDVSFNKLAGKIPATLNLERLRFLFLTGNSMSGSLPDSVLKDGSNVDLSYNNFTWQGPQKPACQDNINLNLNLFRSSSRENNLRRGLPYLKNLDCPRFSTCLHVNCGGNVITVEGNKRNIVYMKEKEALKVALQIFL; encoded by the exons ATGGG GTGCAACGCAGTTAACTTCAACGTGAGCTCTTGTCAATTTTTGTGGTTGTATTTTGATTTCGTACTTCTTGTTGTAAATGAAATAGAAATTCTATGCAGCTCTCTTCTTGTGAATCGCTTGTCAGGGGAGATTCCAAAGGAGTTGGGAAATATTACTACTCTTACACAACT GCATCTTGAAGCAAATCAATTCTGCGGAGTTGTTCCCCCTGAGCTTGGGAGTTTAATCAACTTGGGAACTAT GACGTTGTCCTCCAATCGTTTGACTGGAAACTTACTGATGACATTTTCTGGGCTAAGAAATTTGACAGACTT TAGAATAAACGATAACAACTTCAATGGAACAATAACTGATTTTATACAGAATTGGAAACAACTCGAGAGATT AGAAAAATGGGACAGAGCAGGCCTAGTAAGATT GGTTCTGAGAAACTGTAACATTTCTGGAGAGATTCCTCCATACGTCTGGACAATGCAAAACCTTGAAATGTT GGATGTCAGTTTTAACAAGTTAGCAGGGAAAATTCCAGCCACATTGAACTTAGAGCGTTTGAGATTCCT ATTTTTAACTGGCAACTCTATGAGTGGAAGTTTACCAGACTCAGTGCTCAAGGATGGAAGTAACGT TGATCTTTCGTACAATAACTTCACATGGCAAGGCCCCCAGAAACCTGCTTGTCAAGACAACAT CAATCTAAACCTGAACTTGTTCCGGAGCTCTTCAAGAGAAAACAACTT AAGGAGAGGTCTTCCATACTTGAAGAATCTCGACTGTCCACGAT TTTCAACTTGTTTGCATGTTAATTGTGGTGGAAATGTCATCACTGTCGAAGGAAACAAACGAAATATTGTGTATATGAAGGAGAAGGAGGCGTTGAAGGTGGCACTgcagatttttttataa
- the LOC126621886 gene encoding mitochondrial outer membrane protein porin 5-like, which produces MEAEYKTASSTFSKCNAGISMKSLNSDASIILGNKGGLVTASYVHYLDQEKKNAAVVEFTQNLSTKRSTLTVGGSCMVDHQTVVKARLDGSGDVKTLLQYSIRPKSRLSISGEFNTKALDRIPKIGLALSLAP; this is translated from the exons ATGGAGGCAGAATACAAGACCGCTTCCAGCACTTTCTCCAAATGTAATGCAGGCATTAGCATGAAGAGTCTCAATTCTGATGCTTCAATAATTCT GGGAAACAAGGGTGGCTTGGTAACAGCATCGTACgttcattatcttgatcaagaaaagAAGAATGCAGCAGTGGTGGAGTTCACTCAGAACCTCTCAACAAAGAGAAGCACCTTGACAGTTGGAGGATCGTGCATGGTTGATCATCAAACAGTGGTGAAAGCTAGACTCGATGGTAGCGGAGATGTTAAGACTCTCCTGCAGTACAGTATTAGACCCAAGTCGCGCTTGTCTATCTCCGGCGAGTTCAACACCAAGGCACTTGACAGGATTCCTAAAATTGGACTGGCACTTTCTCTTGCCCCTTAA
- the LOC126621883 gene encoding uncharacterized protein LOC126621883, whose amino-acid sequence MELSSVSMISTSNLSMPNPTVHFRRTISVLIRTRTRIVSSLLTPTTLTKKSREAGTGPTMPTMAEILDSSKSQKLDLQIQTVGPFFRITARSLWTKKELGKAEGLIRVWLKGRILHLESIRLKRETLGMEKSIFGIGLFLGAVAVRYGYDCGCGTAELLAINDSDIYHHKLVRFYSRIGFKAVHEVTGSTFGDFAHMLVWGGIGTRMDASVEALLIKWCTRFKSPK is encoded by the exons ATGGAACTATCATCCGTATCAATGATTTCAACTTCCAACCTCTCCATGCCAAATCCAACTGTTCATTTTCGCCGCACCATAAGCGTTTTAATCCGAACCAGAACCCGAATTGTTTCTTCATTACTCACCCCCACTACCCTTACCAAGAAAAGTAGAGAGGCCGGCACCGGACCCACAATGCCAACCATGGCTGAGATACTGGACTCATCAAAATCCCAGAAGCTGGACCTGCAGATCCAAACTGTGGGACCCTTTTTCAGAATCACGGCCAGAAGCTTGTGGACGAAGAAAGAGCTCGGAAAGGCCGAGGGGCTCATAAGGGTCTGGCTGAAAGGGAGGATCCTTCACTTGGAGTCCATCAGACTCAAGAGAGAGACTCTGGGGATGGAGAAGTCGATATTTGGGATCGGTTTGTTTCTTGGAGCTGTTGCCGTTCGGTATGGATACGATTGCGGTTGCGGAACGGCTGAGCTGCTGGCTATCAATGACTCCGATATTTACCACCACAAG CTTGTGCGGTTCTATTCGAGAATCGGATTCAAGGCTGTACATGAAGTAACTGGTTCGACATTTGGAGACTTCGCCCATATGCTGGTCTGGGGAGGAATCGGGACCCGAATGGATGCCAGTGTTGAAGCGCTACTGATCAAATGGTGCACCAGGTTCAAATCTCCAAAGTGA